A DNA window from Primulina tabacum isolate GXHZ01 chromosome 12, ASM2559414v2, whole genome shotgun sequence contains the following coding sequences:
- the LOC142520954 gene encoding aldehyde oxidase GLOX1-like has translation MKIPTLVILLFLLVPPPFHRDIVVYAAAGRWDFLISNIGIPAMHMQLLHTDRVLIFDRTDFGKSNISLPAGKCTTMQHDCTAHSVEYDVGSNTVRPLMVLTDVWCSSAAATADGTVVQTGGFRLGNHVVRIYKPCWESSCDWEEIPNGLAEERWYATNHILPNGGMIIIGGRRQFNYEYYPKRPTEKSYNLPFLAETKDPWIENNLYPFVFLNVDGNLFIFSNNRAILYDYAKRVVVRSYPMIPGGDPRNYPSTGSAVLLPLKNNTAAEVLLCGGAPKGAYTSAKDHGTFLGALNTCGRIRINDPNPQWVMETMPMGRVMGDMVLLPNGNVLIINGAALGTAGWELGRDPVLNPVIYRPDIGLVGSRFEVQNPSTIPRMYHSTALLLRDGRVLIGGSDPHKYHHFTGVLFPTDLSLEAFSPSYLDLKSGNLRPKIISPFSQSIIGYEKQLDIQFYIPQGIVGGAAIVVTMVAPSFNTHSFSMNQRLLVLSGGDVTLVGNSTFWIRVVTPVSSNLAPAGYYLLFVVHGDIPSEGIWIQIK, from the coding sequence ATGAAAATCCCAACTCTGGTGATCCTCCTCTTCCTCCTCGTTCCGCCACCGTTCCACCGGGATATTGTCGTGTATGCCGCCGCCGGGAGATGGGACTTTCTCATTTCGAACATCGGCATACCCGCCATGCACATGCAGCTCCTCCACACCGACCGAGTCCTGATCTTTGATCGGACCGACTTTGGCAAGTCCAACATCTCCTTACCCGCCGGCAAATGCACCACGATGCAGCATGACTGCACCGCTCACTCGGTTGAATATGACGTCGGTTCCAACACCGTCCGCCCGCTCATGGTCCTCACGGACGTGTGGTGCTCCTCGGCAGCTGCTACGGCTGACGGGACTGTGGTCCAGACTGGTGGATTCAGGCTTGGAAATCATGTTGTTAGGATTTATAAACCTTGCTGGGAAAGTTCTTGCGATTGGGAAGAGATTCCGAACGGGCTTGCTGAGGAAAGATGGTATGCTACGAATCATATCTTGCCGAACGGCGGGATGATCATTATCGGAGGACGCCGGCAGTTTAACTATGAATACTACCCGAAAAGACCCACTGAGAAGTCGTATAATTTACCATTTCTCGCAGAGACAAAAGATCCGTGGATTGAGAACAATCTGTACCCATTTGTCTTCCTAAACGTGGATGGgaatttattcattttttcGAATAATCGAGCCATACTATACGATTACGCGAAAAGGGTCGTCGTAAGAAGCTACCCGATGATCCCGGGCGGCGATCCGAGGAACTATCCGAGCACGGGCTCAGCTGTCTTGCTGCCACTGAAGAACAACACCGCAGCCGAAGTTTTGCTTTGTGGTGGCGCTCCAAAAGGAGCTTATACAAGTGCAAAAGATCATGGTACTTTCCTTGGTGCACTTAACACATGTGGGAGGATCCGGATAAATGACCCAAATCCTCAATGGGTCATGGAGACCATGCCAATGGGTCGGGTCATGGGGGATATGGTTTTGTTACCCAATGGCAATGTGTTGATCATAAACGGAGCGGCTTTGGGTACCGCGGGTTGGGAATTGGGTCGAGATCCGGTTCTAAACCCGGTTATTTACAGGCCAGATATCGGTCTGGTCGGGTCGAGATTCGAGGTGCAAAACCCGAGCACCATCCCTCGGATGTATCACTCGACTGCTCTCTTGTTACGTGATGGTCGCGTACTTATTGGTGGCAGCGATCCTcacaaatatcatcattttaCTGGAGTATTATTTCCGACGGATCTATCCTTGGAAGCCTTTTCGCCGTCGTATCTGGACTTGAAATCGGGTAACTTACGGCCTAAAATCATTTCTCCCTTTTCTCAATCTATAATTGGATACGAAAAGCAATTGGATATCCAATTCTACATTCCTCAGGGCATTGTGGGTGGAGCTGCCATTGTGGTAACTATGGTGGCTCCATCATTTAACACACATTCATTTTCCATGAACCAAAGGCTACTGGTTCTTAGTGGTGGGGATGTCACCCTAGTCGGGAACTCCACGTTCTGGATTCGGGTCGTGACACCGGTTTCGAGTAATTTGGCTCCGGCGGGATACTATCTTCTCTTCGTGGTTCATGGAGATATTCCGAGTGAGGGAATTTGGATCCAAATCAAGTGA
- the LOC142521340 gene encoding aldehyde oxidase GLOX1-like: MHMQLLHTDRVVIYDRTDFGPSNITLPGGKCLKHSNGTASWLDCTAHSVEYDVATNSIRPLTVLTDVWCSSGAVVADGTLVQTGGFRSGNHVVRIYRPCSDHSCDWDEISEGLAQRRWYATNQILPDGRVIIISGRTQFNYEFYPKKPSETSFFLPFLVQTNDPKIENNLYPFVFLNVDGNLFIFANNRAILFDYVKGVVVRSYPTIPGGDPRNYPSTGSAALLPLTNNVAANVLVCGGAPKGAYINAKKGTFTGALNTCGRIQINDPNPRWVMETMPMGRVMGDIVLLPNGNVLIINGAASGTAGWELGRDPILNPVIYRPDNQVGSRFEMQNPSTAPRMYHSSALLLRDGRVLVGGSNPHKYSKFQNVLYPIDLSLEAFSPSYLDSNSANLRPKIISPDSHSEIGYVQLLDIQFSIPGGIANGSRIVATMVAPSFATHSFSMSQRLLVLHGKVVTVVGNSTFRIRVATPVSGHLAPEGYYLLFVVHGDIPSEGIWIHIK; this comes from the coding sequence ATGCACATGCAACTCCTCCACACCGATCGAGTCGTCATCTATGACCGAACCGATTTCGGCCCCTCCAACATCACCTTACCCGGCGGAAAATGCCTCAAACACTCTAACGGCACCGCGTCGTGGCTGGACTGCACAGCACACTCGGTTGAGTACGACGTGGCTACCAACTCCATCCGCCCCCTCACGGTCCTCACCGATGTTTGGTGCTCGTCGGGAGCAGTCGTGGCGGATGGGACTCTTGTCCAGACTGGCGGGTTCAGGTCTGGCAATCACGTCGTTAGGATTTATAGACCCTGCAGCGACCATTCTTGCGACTGGGACGAGATTTCGGAAGGGCTGGCGCAGAGAAGGTGGTATGCTACGAATCAAATCTTGCCGGACGGCAGGGTGATCATCATTAGCGGCCGCACGCAGTTTAACTATGAGTTCTACCCCAAGAAACCTTCAGAGACGTCATTTTTTTTACCTTTTCTCGTACAGACGAATGATCCGAAGATTGAGAATAATTTGTACCCGTTTGTTTTCCTTAATGTTGACGGAAACTTGTTCATTTTTGCGAATAATCGAGCAATACTATTTGATTACGTAAAAGGGGTCGTCGTAAGAAGCTACCCGACGATTCCGGGCGGCGATCCGAGGAACTATCCGAGCACGGGTTCTGCTGCCTTGTTGCCATTGACGAACAATGTTGCAGCTAACGTTTTGGTATGTGGTGGCGCTCCAAAAGGAGCTTATATCAATGCCAAAAAGGGTACTTTCACCGGGGCGCTTAACACGTGTGGGAGGATCCAAATAAACGACCCGAATCCTCGATGGGTCATGGAGACCATGCCAATGGGTCGGGTCATGGGGGATATTGTTTTGTTACCCAATGGTAATGTCTTGATCATAAATGGAGCGGCTTCTGGTACCGCCGGATGGGAATTGGGTCGAGATCCGATTCTAAACCCAGTCATTTATAGGCCCGATAATCAAGTCGGGTCAAGATTCGAGATGCAAAACCCGAGCACCGCCCCTCGGATGTATCACTCATCCGCTCTATTGTTACGTGATGGTCGGGTACTTGTTGGTGGCAGTAATCCTCACAAGTATAGTAAATTCCAGAACGTATTATATCCGATTgatctatccttggaagcgtTTTCTCCTTCATATTTGGACTCGAATTCGGCTAACTTACGTCCTAAAATCATTTCGCCGGACTCGCACTCGGAGATCGGATACGTGCAACTTTTGGATATCCAATTTTCCATTCCCGGGGGAATAGCGAATGGATCTCGGATTGTGGCGACTATGGTGGCTCCATCATTTGCTACACATTCATTTTCAATGAGCCAAAGACTATTGGTTCTTCATGGTAAGGTTGTCACAGTAGTTGGAAACTCCACGTTCCGAATACGGGTCGCGACTCCGGTTTCGGGTCATCTCGCTCCGGAAGGGTATTATCTTCTATTCGTTGTTCATGGAGATATTCCGAGTGAGGGAATTTGGATCCATATCAAGTGA